Proteins encoded together in one Salvelinus fontinalis isolate EN_2023a chromosome 6, ASM2944872v1, whole genome shotgun sequence window:
- the LOC129857166 gene encoding NXPE family member 3-like isoform X1 — MGRLLQLLILALILLICIYLLFVCQFNQCLLNVSPSNHLKYNHTSFPSRCSGITNRTFTPTNDSLMSKEEWESLLTELQWSLPPVVFLSTDEATNPTKCSFSVVNPNSNHRVGGFIDVILTARDTKNRIKTYGGDFFQAKLFNSELKASTYGAVTDHFNGTYTARLALLWSGPAKVSIRLVHSSEAVQVLCRQREQDPDKVYFQGYFEEGGEQETVMCNAQRSPRLVGNDAQCCCEYREPVTGETWFCRRPSSLPCHALTYHSMGGYQAVLSKMETTLLKSSTNIIVPGDDSAIDVQQQDTEIRSQTKCRPGLHTSVPAGFYLQDHWTSLVCDSKSFPSAKLISGCLKDKQILMMGDSTLRQWFDYLEETVPTLKRLNLHTSSKSGPFEAVDTQSNTRIIWRAHGIPIRTSKTPWADLHYIAREVEGLAGGAHSVVVFTIWAHFTTYPLAMYAHRLVVIRKAVASLLRRSPTTLVVIKSANTGYKDVYGSDWLSWQLDMALREIFRDLPLVLIDVWQMTSCHYSPDNIHPPSVVIQNEVDLFLSFVCPQ; from the exons GTATGTCAATTCAACCAGTGCCTACTGAATGTGTCACCATCCAATCATCTCAAATACAACCACACTAGCTTCCCAAGTCGTTGTAGTGGAATCACCAACAGGACATTTACACCAACCAATGACTCCTTAATGAGTAAAGAGGAATGGGAATCTCTGCTCACAGAGCTACAATGGTCATTACCGCCTGTTGTCTTCTTATCCACAGATGAGGCCACAAACCCCACTAAGTGCTCATTCTCTGTTGTCAACCCCAATTCAAACCACAGAGTTGGAGGGTTTATAGATGTGATTTTGACAGCTAGAGATACTAAAAACAGGATCAAAACCTATGGAGGGGACTTTTTTCAGGCCAAGTTGTTTAACTCAGAACTTAAGGCCAGTACTTATGGAGCTGTAACAGACCACTTTAATGGCACCTACACTGCCCGCTTGGCCCTGCTTTGGTCCGGACCTGCCAAGGTGTCCATCCGCCTAGTGCACTCCAGCGAGGCCGTGCAGGTACTGTGTAGGCAAAGAGAACAGGACCCAGATAAGGTCTACTTCCAAGGCTACTTTGAGGAGGGTGGCGAGCAGGAAACGGTGATGTGCAATGCCCAGAGAAGTCCTAGGCTGGTGGGGAATGATGCACAGTGTTGCTGTGAGTACAGAGAGCCAGTCACTGGGGAGACCTGGTTCTGTCGTCGGCCATCTTCCCTGCCTTGCCATGCTTTGACCTACCACAGCATGGGCGGTTACCAGGCAGTACTCTCCAAGATGGAGACAACCCTTCTTAAGAG TTCCACAAACATTATTGTACCAGGTGACGATTCAGCTATCGATGTCCAGCAACAGGACACTGAAATCC GATCACAAACAAAATGCCGTCCTGGTTTGCACACCTCAGTACCAGCTGGATTCTACCTCCAGGATCACTGGACGTCCCTGGTGTGTGACTCAAAATCCTTTCCCTCAGCTAAACTGATATCTGGATGCCTGAAGGACAAACAGATCCTTATGATGGGTGACTCCACTCTCCGTCAGTGGTTCGACTACCTGGAGGAAACTGTGCCAA cattgaaacgCCTGAACCTTCACACATCAAGCAAATCGGGCCCCTTTGAGGCAGTCGACACCCAGTCCAACACCCGTATCATCTGGCGGGCCCATGGGATACCTATACGGACAAGCAAGACCCCCTGGGCTGACCTCCACTACATCGCCAGGGAGGTGGAGGGTTTGGCAGGGGGTGCACACTCTGTAGTCGTCTTCACCATCTGGGCTCATTTCACCACGTACCCACTGGCTATGTACGCACACCGTCTGGTTGTCATCCGTAAGGCTGTGGCGTCGCTCCTAAGACGATCTCCCACTACTCTGGTGGTGATCAAGTCAGCCAACACGGGCTACAAGGATGTGTATGGCAGCGACTGGCTCTCCTGGCAGCTCGACATGGCACTCAGGGAAATATTCAGGGACTTGCCTCTGGTCCTCATTGACGTTTGGCAGATGACTTCCTGCCACTATTCTCCTGACAACATTCACCCGCCCTCTGTGGTGATCCAAAATGAAGTGGATCTCTTCCTGTCCTTTGTTTGTCCGCAGTGA
- the LOC129857166 gene encoding NXPE family member 3-like isoform X2: MTFTSVCQFNQCLLNVSPSNHLKYNHTSFPSRCSGITNRTFTPTNDSLMSKEEWESLLTELQWSLPPVVFLSTDEATNPTKCSFSVVNPNSNHRVGGFIDVILTARDTKNRIKTYGGDFFQAKLFNSELKASTYGAVTDHFNGTYTARLALLWSGPAKVSIRLVHSSEAVQVLCRQREQDPDKVYFQGYFEEGGEQETVMCNAQRSPRLVGNDAQCCCEYREPVTGETWFCRRPSSLPCHALTYHSMGGYQAVLSKMETTLLKSSTNIIVPGDDSAIDVQQQDTEIRSQTKCRPGLHTSVPAGFYLQDHWTSLVCDSKSFPSAKLISGCLKDKQILMMGDSTLRQWFDYLEETVPTLKRLNLHTSSKSGPFEAVDTQSNTRIIWRAHGIPIRTSKTPWADLHYIAREVEGLAGGAHSVVVFTIWAHFTTYPLAMYAHRLVVIRKAVASLLRRSPTTLVVIKSANTGYKDVYGSDWLSWQLDMALREIFRDLPLVLIDVWQMTSCHYSPDNIHPPSVVIQNEVDLFLSFVCPQ, from the exons GTATGTCAATTCAACCAGTGCCTACTGAATGTGTCACCATCCAATCATCTCAAATACAACCACACTAGCTTCCCAAGTCGTTGTAGTGGAATCACCAACAGGACATTTACACCAACCAATGACTCCTTAATGAGTAAAGAGGAATGGGAATCTCTGCTCACAGAGCTACAATGGTCATTACCGCCTGTTGTCTTCTTATCCACAGATGAGGCCACAAACCCCACTAAGTGCTCATTCTCTGTTGTCAACCCCAATTCAAACCACAGAGTTGGAGGGTTTATAGATGTGATTTTGACAGCTAGAGATACTAAAAACAGGATCAAAACCTATGGAGGGGACTTTTTTCAGGCCAAGTTGTTTAACTCAGAACTTAAGGCCAGTACTTATGGAGCTGTAACAGACCACTTTAATGGCACCTACACTGCCCGCTTGGCCCTGCTTTGGTCCGGACCTGCCAAGGTGTCCATCCGCCTAGTGCACTCCAGCGAGGCCGTGCAGGTACTGTGTAGGCAAAGAGAACAGGACCCAGATAAGGTCTACTTCCAAGGCTACTTTGAGGAGGGTGGCGAGCAGGAAACGGTGATGTGCAATGCCCAGAGAAGTCCTAGGCTGGTGGGGAATGATGCACAGTGTTGCTGTGAGTACAGAGAGCCAGTCACTGGGGAGACCTGGTTCTGTCGTCGGCCATCTTCCCTGCCTTGCCATGCTTTGACCTACCACAGCATGGGCGGTTACCAGGCAGTACTCTCCAAGATGGAGACAACCCTTCTTAAGAG TTCCACAAACATTATTGTACCAGGTGACGATTCAGCTATCGATGTCCAGCAACAGGACACTGAAATCC GATCACAAACAAAATGCCGTCCTGGTTTGCACACCTCAGTACCAGCTGGATTCTACCTCCAGGATCACTGGACGTCCCTGGTGTGTGACTCAAAATCCTTTCCCTCAGCTAAACTGATATCTGGATGCCTGAAGGACAAACAGATCCTTATGATGGGTGACTCCACTCTCCGTCAGTGGTTCGACTACCTGGAGGAAACTGTGCCAA cattgaaacgCCTGAACCTTCACACATCAAGCAAATCGGGCCCCTTTGAGGCAGTCGACACCCAGTCCAACACCCGTATCATCTGGCGGGCCCATGGGATACCTATACGGACAAGCAAGACCCCCTGGGCTGACCTCCACTACATCGCCAGGGAGGTGGAGGGTTTGGCAGGGGGTGCACACTCTGTAGTCGTCTTCACCATCTGGGCTCATTTCACCACGTACCCACTGGCTATGTACGCACACCGTCTGGTTGTCATCCGTAAGGCTGTGGCGTCGCTCCTAAGACGATCTCCCACTACTCTGGTGGTGATCAAGTCAGCCAACACGGGCTACAAGGATGTGTATGGCAGCGACTGGCTCTCCTGGCAGCTCGACATGGCACTCAGGGAAATATTCAGGGACTTGCCTCTGGTCCTCATTGACGTTTGGCAGATGACTTCCTGCCACTATTCTCCTGACAACATTCACCCGCCCTCTGTGGTGATCCAAAATGAAGTGGATCTCTTCCTGTCCTTTGTTTGTCCGCAGTGA